In the genome of Rhodospirillales bacterium, one region contains:
- a CDS encoding HAD-IA family hydrolase, with protein sequence MPRRHRFQAVVFDLDGTLIDSAPDIADALNMVMAELGRVGFTDRMIREMVGTGWTGLIDRALDQTGGMPEQGVDWFNERFRHHYVPRSTRLSSVYPTVRETIETLHGDGVALGICTNKRQVATDIVVREFGLLPFMGAVVGGDTGVMKPDPRHIGVVLERLGVEPADAIMIGDSRADLDAAKGLDMPCVLVRYGYTTIPVEELGGDRLIDRMDELHTVLPEL encoded by the coding sequence GTGCCGCGTCGTCACCGTTTCCAAGCCGTCGTGTTCGATCTCGACGGCACGTTGATCGACAGCGCGCCCGACATTGCCGATGCGCTCAACATGGTCATGGCGGAACTCGGACGGGTCGGCTTCACCGACCGGATGATCCGGGAGATGGTGGGCACCGGCTGGACCGGCCTGATCGACCGCGCCCTCGACCAGACCGGTGGCATGCCCGAGCAGGGTGTCGACTGGTTCAACGAGCGTTTCCGCCATCACTACGTTCCGCGCAGCACCCGGCTCTCCAGCGTCTACCCTACGGTCCGCGAGACCATCGAAACGCTGCATGGCGACGGTGTCGCCCTCGGCATCTGCACCAACAAGCGCCAGGTTGCGACCGACATCGTGGTCCGCGAATTCGGCCTGCTGCCGTTCATGGGCGCCGTCGTGGGCGGTGACACCGGTGTGATGAAGCCCGACCCCCGACACATCGGCGTGGTACTGGAACGCCTTGGCGTGGAGCCCGCCGACGCCATCATGATCGGTGACAGCCGCGCCGACCTCGATGCTGCGAAGGGTCTCGACATGCCCTGCGTGCTGGTTCGCTACGGTTACACGACCATCCCCGTGGAAGAACTCGGCGGCGACCGCCTGATCGACCGCATGGACGAACTGCACACCGTGCTGCCCGAACTCTAA
- the glmU gene encoding bifunctional UDP-N-acetylglucosamine diphosphorylase/glucosamine-1-phosphate N-acetyltransferase GlmU, with protein sequence MTDDLALPGVAVVVLGAGLGSRMKSDLPKVMHRICGRPMVNHVLDAAAGIAPERTVVVIGPGMDDLARAVAPAITAVQKTPRGTADAVKAARDALQGFNAGDVIVVSGDAATIEARTLHDLVVARRSSGAAVVVLGINVRTANRYGRLVVDATGGLRKIVEFCDASDKEKSISLCNSGMMSIDVSVLFDLVDAIGNDNAKGEFYLTDIVELACRKGGHVAVLEIDDPDDTIGADDRADLARFEAVMQRRLRERAMAEGCGMMAPDTVYLSWDTRIGRDVTIEPHVVIGPGVCIGDGTIVKAFSHLENCVVGKNTRVGPYARLRPGADVGDGAHIGNFVEVKNAAIEPGAKANHLSYIGDARIGAGANVGAGTITCNYDGYLKHHTDIGAGAFIGSNTALIAPVKVGDGAIVGAGSTVTRDIPADALSVERSDQITREDAAPRVHERKAAEKARRKQEQQKG encoded by the coding sequence ATGACCGATGATCTCGCCCTTCCGGGTGTTGCCGTGGTGGTGTTGGGGGCAGGGCTCGGCTCCCGCATGAAATCGGACCTGCCAAAGGTCATGCACCGGATCTGCGGTCGTCCGATGGTCAACCATGTGCTTGATGCTGCTGCGGGGATTGCGCCCGAGCGAACCGTGGTGGTGATCGGTCCCGGCATGGACGACCTGGCGCGGGCGGTCGCGCCGGCGATCACAGCGGTCCAGAAGACGCCCCGCGGTACGGCCGATGCGGTAAAGGCAGCGCGCGATGCGCTGCAGGGTTTCAACGCCGGTGACGTGATCGTGGTGTCTGGCGATGCTGCAACCATCGAAGCACGGACGCTCCATGACCTCGTTGTGGCCCGTCGGTCGAGCGGTGCCGCGGTCGTCGTTCTCGGCATCAATGTCCGGACCGCGAACCGGTACGGACGCCTGGTCGTCGACGCGACGGGTGGCCTCAGGAAGATTGTTGAGTTTTGTGATGCATCAGATAAGGAAAAGTCAATAAGCCTTTGTAATTCAGGAATGATGAGCATTGACGTGTCGGTTCTGTTCGATCTTGTGGACGCGATCGGCAATGACAATGCCAAGGGTGAGTTCTATCTGACGGACATCGTCGAACTGGCGTGCCGGAAAGGCGGTCACGTCGCGGTTCTGGAGATCGACGATCCCGATGACACGATCGGGGCTGACGACCGCGCCGACCTGGCCCGCTTCGAGGCCGTGATGCAGCGCCGCCTGCGCGAGCGCGCCATGGCCGAAGGCTGCGGCATGATGGCACCCGACACGGTCTATCTCTCCTGGGACACACGGATTGGCCGCGACGTGACCATCGAACCCCATGTCGTGATCGGGCCGGGCGTCTGCATCGGCGACGGGACGATCGTGAAAGCGTTCAGCCATCTCGAGAACTGCGTTGTCGGCAAGAACACGCGTGTCGGGCCCTATGCGCGGTTGCGGCCCGGCGCGGACGTCGGTGACGGTGCGCACATCGGCAACTTCGTCGAGGTCAAGAACGCAGCCATCGAGCCCGGCGCGAAAGCCAATCATCTGAGCTACATCGGCGATGCCCGTATCGGCGCAGGCGCCAACGTCGGGGCGGGCACGATCACCTGCAACTACGACGGCTACCTGAAGCACCACACCGATATCGGCGCGGGTGCGTTCATCGGTTCCAACACGGCGCTCATCGCGCCGGTCAAGGTCGGTGACGGCGCGATCGTGGGGGCCGGCAGCACCGTCACGCGCGACATTCCGGCCGATGCGCTGTCCGTGGAACGTTCGGACCAGATCACACGGGAGGACGCTGCGCCCCGGGTTCACGAACGCAAGGCGGCCGAAAAGGCGCGTCGCAAACAAGAACAACAGAAAGGTTAG
- a CDS encoding nitronate monooxygenase — protein sequence MKTRITDLFGIEHPIIQGGMHHVGFAEMASAVSNAGGLGILTALTQPSPEALADEIARCREMTGKPFGVNLTFLPSFRQPDYPGYVRAIIEGGVKAVETAGNNPVQVLPPLKEAGVAVIHKCTSVRHSLKAQSIGCDAVSVDGFECGGHPGEDDIPNMILLPRAADELEIPFVASGGMADARSLVAAMALGAEGMNMATRFIATQEAPVHDNVKQAILQATERDTRLIMRPLRNTERVLNNNAVEEILARERELGDAITIEDIAEEVGGVYPRIMQQGELDAGAWSCGMVAGLVYDIPTVKQLIDRIVSAAEALVRKRLEGFLAA from the coding sequence ATGAAGACGCGGATCACTGATCTCTTCGGCATCGAACATCCGATCATCCAGGGCGGCATGCACCATGTCGGTTTCGCCGAGATGGCCTCGGCCGTCTCGAACGCGGGCGGTCTCGGCATCCTCACGGCGCTGACCCAGCCGTCGCCGGAGGCGCTCGCGGACGAGATCGCGCGCTGTCGCGAGATGACGGGCAAGCCCTTCGGCGTGAACCTGACCTTCCTGCCGTCGTTCCGCCAGCCCGACTATCCCGGTTACGTGAGGGCAATCATTGAGGGCGGCGTGAAGGCGGTCGAGACCGCCGGCAACAATCCGGTCCAGGTCCTGCCGCCGCTCAAGGAAGCGGGCGTTGCCGTGATCCACAAGTGCACCTCGGTGCGCCACTCGCTGAAGGCACAGTCGATCGGCTGCGATGCGGTCTCGGTCGACGGCTTCGAGTGCGGGGGTCATCCGGGCGAGGACGATATCCCCAACATGATCCTGCTGCCGCGTGCAGCCGACGAACTCGAGATCCCCTTCGTCGCCTCGGGCGGCATGGCCGATGCGCGTTCGCTGGTCGCCGCCATGGCGCTGGGGGCGGAAGGCATGAATATGGCGACGCGCTTCATTGCGACGCAGGAGGCACCCGTCCACGACAACGTCAAACAGGCGATCCTTCAAGCGACCGAGCGCGACACGCGGCTCATCATGCGCCCGTTGCGCAACACCGAGCGTGTGCTGAACAACAACGCGGTCGAGGAGATTCTCGCCAGGGAAAGGGAACTCGGCGACGCCATCACGATTGAAGACATCGCCGAGGAGGTCGGTGGCGTCTATCCGCGTATCATGCAGCAGGGCGAGCTCGACGCCGGTGCCTGGTCCTGCGGCATGGTCGCGGGTCTCGTCTACGACATCCCGACCGTGAAGCAGCTCATCGACCGCATCGTGAGCGCGGCCGAAGCCCTGGTCCGCAAGCGGCTGGAAGGTTTCCTCGCGGCGTAG
- a CDS encoding DUF126 domain-containing protein — translation MTPLKPLIGGSVDAPVLVLNAPISFWGGVDHETGRITDKSHPQLGVLVGGACMVVPNIRGSGGTPGNLADTLRRGCGHRDRLSRRQRHDRHRRREQTLRHVLSHVPGRRRAAHGVRDGHARDDRGRGRGDILLMPILVSRFWSRATPTRPRSC, via the coding sequence ATGACGCCGCTCAAGCCGCTGATCGGGGGCAGTGTCGACGCGCCCGTGCTCGTGCTCAATGCGCCGATCAGCTTCTGGGGTGGCGTCGACCATGAAACCGGCCGCATCACCGACAAGAGCCACCCGCAGCTCGGCGTTCTCGTTGGCGGCGCATGCATGGTCGTGCCCAACATCCGTGGCTCCGGCGGCACGCCCGGCAACCTCGCCGACACCCTGCGGCGGGGCTGCGGGCATCGTGATCGGCTATCCCGACGTCAACGTCATGACCGGCATCGTCGTCGCGAACAGACTTTACGGCACGTTCTGTCCCATGTTCCTGGCCGACGAAGAGCAGCGCACGGCGTTCGCGACGGGCATGCGCGCGACGATCGGGGAAGGGGGCGAGGTGACATTCTGCTGATGCCGATCCTGGTCAGCCGATTCTGGTCACGGGCAACACCAACGCGCCCACGGTCATGCTGA
- a CDS encoding pyridoxal phosphate-dependent aminotransferase, giving the protein MSFDFDTVIDRRNTFAAKWDFSMAAHGQDAPTALFEGEGPAPISMSVADMEFAAPPCVTAAMKARIDHGILGYTAESDAYREAVLCWQLERHHWAIAPDWVLTHRGVLPSLFLTIRRFIPQGSRIVLQTPAFPPFFDAISVNNCEVVTNELTFHGGRYEIDLDSFEDACADPAVRLFILCNPHNPVGRCFTADELTRMAEICLRHDVMIFADEIHGDLIMPGHRLVPFLSVAGEATAKTIQASGLSKTMNLAGLHLSNVIIPDKTLREAYAEGSLHDGNWGLNPVSKAGLMAGFRDGGPWLDALLAYVSGNMALVRDFCAERLPEFQPIAIEGTYLQWIDMRGAGLGEDVLIERILSRARIRLEAGSAFGPGGTGFARMNVACPRAVVQDAMERLERAVRANA; this is encoded by the coding sequence ATGAGTTTCGATTTCGACACGGTCATCGATCGCCGCAACACGTTTGCGGCGAAGTGGGATTTCTCGATGGCAGCACACGGCCAGGACGCGCCCACGGCGTTGTTCGAGGGCGAGGGCCCGGCTCCCATCTCCATGTCGGTCGCCGATATGGAATTTGCCGCCCCGCCCTGCGTCACCGCGGCCATGAAGGCGCGTATCGATCACGGCATCCTCGGCTACACCGCCGAGAGCGACGCCTATCGTGAGGCTGTTCTGTGCTGGCAGCTGGAGCGGCACCACTGGGCGATCGCGCCGGATTGGGTGCTGACCCACCGCGGCGTGCTTCCGAGCCTGTTCCTGACGATCCGACGGTTCATTCCCCAAGGCAGCAGGATCGTGCTGCAGACGCCCGCCTTCCCGCCCTTTTTCGATGCGATCTCGGTCAACAACTGCGAGGTCGTCACCAACGAGCTGACCTTCCACGGCGGCCGCTACGAGATCGACCTCGACAGTTTCGAGGACGCTTGCGCTGATCCCGCCGTCCGGCTCTTCATCCTGTGCAATCCGCACAACCCCGTGGGCCGCTGCTTCACAGCCGACGAGCTCACGCGCATGGCGGAGATCTGCCTGCGCCACGACGTCATGATCTTCGCCGACGAGATTCACGGCGATCTCATCATGCCTGGTCACAGGCTCGTCCCGTTCCTCAGCGTCGCGGGCGAAGCCACTGCGAAGACCATTCAGGCAAGCGGGCTCTCCAAGACCATGAACCTGGCGGGCCTCCACCTGTCCAACGTCATCATCCCCGACAAGACGCTGCGCGAGGCCTATGCCGAAGGCAGCCTGCATGACGGCAACTGGGGCCTGAACCCGGTCTCGAAGGCGGGTTTGATGGCGGGTTTCAGGGACGGCGGTCCATGGCTCGACGCCCTGCTCGCCTATGTATCGGGGAACATGGCGCTGGTCCGCGACTTCTGCGCCGAACGCCTGCCCGAGTTCCAGCCGATTGCAATTGAAGGCACCTACCTGCAATGGATCGACATGCGCGGCGCGGGTCTCGGGGAAGACGTGCTGATCGAACGGATTCTCAGCCGGGCACGCATCCGGCTCGAAGCCGGCAGCGCCTTCGGTCCCGGCGGAACGGGGTTCGCCCGGATGAACGTCGCCTGCCCGCGCGCCGTGGTGCAGGACGCCATGGAAAGGCTCGAACGGGCTGTGCGTGCCAACGCATAG
- a CDS encoding molybdopterin-dependent oxidoreductase: MSDRVATAAHWGIYEGQIRTDGGLPEMRPAGDDPDPARISANLADVADPRARIPCPLVREGYLANGPDSREGRGRERYVPVAWDSALDLAAEALQSTRDRLGSDGVFGGSYGWASAGRFHHAQSQLKRFLNLTGGYVAALNTYSSAAAEVVVTRFLGSFGMINAGHDWPTIRENTELLVCFGGLPFKNAQIDAGSTGPHVDNESLDSCLKAGVEVVSVSPIRHEHDNLADVQWLAPRPNSDVALMLACAHWLIEHGNVDHAFLERCCVGGDQVIAYVMGESDSTPKTPAWAAALTELDEATIVDLARRMAEKRTLIAVAWALQRADNGEQPFWMACALAALLGGIGRPGEGMAYGLGTFNNYGVGRLPFRKAAFPQIKPGEQRYIPVSRVADMLLQPGSTMPYNGEDVTMPEIGLVWWAGGNPFHHHQDLHRLVQAFRRPDTVIVHDSFFQPTCRVADIVLPATTFLERNDWAASAHGGFFTPMHKLADPFGEARNDHDICADLADRFGKRDDFTEGRDEMGWIRHMWGITRNNAHRAGCDLPDFETFWSGGMLSIPTGNDTTAKLAKLREDPDAHPLPTPSGKIELFSETIAGFGYNDCPGHAVWREPREWLGSADAAHHPLHLMSDQPAGRLHSQLDPGSASQATKIRGREPCLIHPDDAAARGIVDGDILRIFNGRGACLAGAVVTERIRPGVINVATGSWFDSDEPGEPSALERHGNPNVLTRDQGCSSLSQGPSCNSALVQCERFGGNLPPVEAYDLPIAD; the protein is encoded by the coding sequence ATGTCGGATCGTGTCGCCACCGCCGCCCACTGGGGCATTTACGAAGGTCAGATCCGGACGGATGGCGGCCTGCCGGAGATGCGCCCGGCCGGCGATGATCCAGACCCTGCCCGCATCTCCGCCAATCTGGCCGATGTCGCCGATCCCCGCGCACGCATCCCCTGCCCGCTCGTGCGCGAAGGCTATCTGGCCAATGGTCCCGACAGCCGCGAAGGGCGAGGGCGGGAGCGTTACGTGCCGGTCGCCTGGGACAGCGCGCTCGACCTTGCCGCCGAAGCCCTGCAATCGACACGCGACCGGCTGGGGTCGGATGGCGTGTTCGGCGGGTCCTACGGCTGGGCCTCGGCTGGGCGCTTTCATCACGCCCAGAGCCAGCTCAAGCGTTTCCTGAACCTCACCGGCGGTTACGTCGCCGCGCTCAACACCTATTCCTCCGCCGCGGCCGAGGTGGTCGTGACGCGTTTCCTGGGTTCGTTCGGCATGATCAACGCTGGGCACGACTGGCCGACGATCCGAGAAAACACGGAGCTTCTGGTCTGTTTCGGCGGCCTGCCCTTCAAGAACGCGCAGATCGATGCCGGCAGCACCGGCCCCCATGTCGACAACGAGAGCCTCGATTCCTGCCTGAAGGCGGGCGTGGAGGTCGTCTCGGTCTCACCGATCCGGCACGAACACGACAACCTGGCGGATGTGCAATGGTTGGCACCGCGCCCCAATTCCGACGTTGCGCTGATGCTCGCCTGCGCCCACTGGCTGATCGAACACGGCAATGTCGACCACGCCTTCCTGGAACGCTGCTGCGTTGGCGGCGACCAGGTCATCGCCTATGTGATGGGCGAGTCCGACAGCACGCCCAAGACGCCCGCCTGGGCGGCGGCGCTGACGGAACTCGACGAAGCGACCATCGTCGATCTCGCGCGGCGCATGGCGGAGAAGAGAACGCTGATCGCCGTCGCCTGGGCGCTGCAGCGGGCCGATAACGGCGAGCAGCCGTTCTGGATGGCCTGCGCGCTGGCGGCCCTTCTGGGCGGCATCGGGCGGCCCGGCGAGGGGATGGCCTATGGGCTCGGCACCTTCAACAACTACGGCGTGGGCCGCCTGCCCTTCCGCAAGGCGGCGTTCCCGCAGATCAAACCCGGAGAGCAACGCTACATCCCGGTCAGCCGCGTGGCCGACATGCTGCTCCAGCCCGGCAGCACCATGCCCTACAACGGCGAAGACGTGACGATGCCCGAGATCGGGCTGGTCTGGTGGGCGGGTGGCAACCCGTTCCACCACCATCAGGACCTGCATCGGCTGGTCCAGGCCTTCCGCCGTCCCGACACCGTCATCGTGCACGACAGCTTCTTCCAGCCGACTTGCCGTGTGGCCGATATCGTGCTGCCGGCCACCACCTTCCTGGAGCGCAACGACTGGGCGGCGAGCGCCCACGGCGGTTTCTTTACACCCATGCACAAGCTGGCCGACCCCTTCGGCGAGGCGCGCAACGACCACGATATCTGCGCCGATCTCGCCGACCGTTTCGGCAAGCGCGATGACTTCACCGAAGGCCGCGACGAGATGGGCTGGATCCGCCATATGTGGGGCATCACCCGCAACAACGCCCACCGCGCCGGCTGCGACCTGCCTGACTTCGAGACCTTCTGGTCGGGCGGCATGCTCTCGATCCCGACCGGGAACGACACCACCGCGAAACTCGCGAAGCTACGCGAGGACCCGGACGCCCATCCGCTCCCCACGCCATCGGGCAAAATCGAACTCTTCAGCGAAACCATCGCCGGGTTCGGTTACAACGACTGCCCCGGCCATGCGGTCTGGCGCGAACCCCGGGAGTGGCTCGGCAGCGCCGACGCCGCGCATCATCCGCTGCACCTGATGTCGGATCAGCCGGCCGGGCGACTCCACAGCCAGCTCGATCCCGGCAGCGCCAGCCAGGCGACAAAGATACGCGGCCGCGAGCCCTGCCTGATCCACCCCGACGATGCGGCCGCGCGCGGCATCGTCGATGGCGACATCCTGCGCATCTTCAACGGACGCGGCGCCTGCCTCGCCGGTGCCGTCGTGACCGAACGCATCCGCCCGGGTGTCATCAATGTTGCCACGGGCTCCTGGTTCGACAGCGACGAGCCCGGCGAGCCGTCAGCCCTGGAACGCCACGGCAATCCGAACGTGCTGACCCGCGACCAGGGCTGTTCCAGCCTGAGTCAGGGTCCTTCGTGCAACTCCGCCCTTGTCCAATGCGAGCGATTCGGCGGCAATCTGCCTCCGGTCGAGGCTTACGACCTGCCCATCGCCGATTGA
- the glmS gene encoding glutamine--fructose-6-phosphate transaminase (isomerizing), whose protein sequence is MCGIIGVVGNPDAARLLVDGLRRLEYRGYDSAGVAALVSGAIDSRRAEGKLHNLDARLHDAPLPGHIGIGHTRWATHGAPTEGNAHPHIAGRVAVVHNGIIENFRVLREELGAQGARFASETDTEVVAHLLDRLLDQGLSVEKAMVTLMERLDGMFALGFLIGGGEDVIVGARRGAPLAVGWGDGEMYLASDAIALAPYTRKVTYLEEDDFVIVRQDGADIYDAGGRKVSRPAVITQLSGATIGKGNHRHFMEKEIHEQPTAIGETLGRYLDPATGDVTLPDLDVDLTTVPRVTLIACGTAFYAALIGKYWLEQLARLPVEVDVASEFRYRNAPMPEGGVAMFVSQSGETADTLAALRYAREQGQVIVTITNTETSTMARESDVVLPTHAGPEIGVVATKTFTCQLSVLLSFAISAALARGTLRDEALASASAALASLPTQMSRALRVEEQAEAIAHDVAEARDVLYLGRGTSYVVAMEGALKLKEISYIHAEGYASGEMKHGPIALIDERVPVIVVAPTDDLFEKTMSNTQEAAAREGRIILITDEQGAREAGDLAEQTLVMPGIDPLIAPVTYAVPVQMIAYHAAVRKGTDVDQPRNLAKSVTVE, encoded by the coding sequence ATGTGCGGCATCATCGGCGTTGTCGGCAATCCCGACGCAGCACGCCTCCTGGTCGACGGCCTCAGACGGCTGGAGTACCGTGGCTATGACTCTGCCGGTGTTGCGGCGCTTGTCAGCGGTGCCATCGATAGCCGCCGGGCCGAAGGCAAGCTCCACAATCTCGATGCTAGGCTGCATGACGCACCGCTTCCGGGCCACATCGGCATCGGCCACACCCGCTGGGCCACCCACGGCGCGCCGACCGAAGGCAATGCGCATCCGCATATCGCCGGACGTGTCGCCGTGGTCCACAACGGCATCATCGAAAACTTCCGGGTTCTGCGCGAGGAACTTGGCGCGCAGGGTGCCCGCTTCGCCAGCGAGACCGACACCGAGGTTGTCGCCCATCTTCTCGACCGCCTGCTCGATCAGGGGCTCAGCGTCGAGAAGGCTATGGTCACGCTGATGGAGCGTCTGGACGGCATGTTTGCCCTGGGCTTCCTGATCGGCGGCGGCGAGGACGTCATCGTCGGCGCCCGGCGCGGTGCGCCGCTGGCCGTCGGCTGGGGGGACGGCGAGATGTATCTCGCCTCGGACGCCATCGCACTGGCACCCTACACCCGGAAGGTGACCTATCTGGAGGAGGACGACTTCGTCATCGTCCGCCAGGACGGCGCCGACATCTACGACGCCGGCGGGCGCAAGGTGAGCCGTCCGGCCGTCATCACGCAGCTCTCCGGCGCGACGATCGGCAAGGGCAACCATCGTCATTTCATGGAGAAGGAGATTCACGAGCAGCCGACCGCGATCGGCGAGACCCTGGGTCGCTATCTCGATCCCGCCACGGGCGATGTGACGCTGCCCGATCTCGATGTCGACCTGACGACAGTGCCGCGTGTCACGCTGATCGCCTGCGGAACCGCCTTCTACGCCGCGCTGATCGGCAAGTACTGGCTGGAACAGCTCGCGCGGCTTCCGGTCGAGGTCGATGTTGCCTCCGAATTCCGTTACCGCAACGCACCGATGCCCGAGGGCGGCGTGGCGATGTTCGTCTCGCAGTCCGGCGAAACCGCCGACACACTGGCCGCATTACGCTATGCGCGCGAGCAGGGCCAGGTGATCGTGACGATCACCAACACCGAGACCAGCACAATGGCGCGTGAGTCCGATGTGGTGCTCCCGACCCACGCCGGGCCCGAGATCGGCGTGGTGGCAACCAAGACCTTCACCTGCCAGCTGTCTGTCCTGCTGAGCTTTGCCATCTCGGCGGCCCTGGCACGCGGCACGCTGCGCGATGAGGCGCTCGCCAGCGCGTCGGCTGCGTTGGCCTCACTGCCGACCCAGATGTCCCGCGCCCTGCGTGTGGAAGAGCAGGCCGAGGCCATCGCACACGATGTCGCCGAGGCGCGTGATGTGCTTTATCTCGGCCGCGGCACCTCTTACGTCGTTGCGATGGAAGGTGCTCTGAAGCTCAAGGAAATCAGTTACATACACGCAGAAGGTTATGCGTCAGGTGAAATGAAGCACGGGCCGATCGCGCTGATTGACGAGCGGGTACCGGTGATCGTTGTGGCACCGACTGACGATCTTTTCGAGAAGACCATGTCGAACACCCAGGAAGCTGCCGCTCGTGAAGGTCGCATCATCCTGATCACCGACGAACAGGGTGCGCGCGAGGCCGGCGATCTCGCCGAACAGACGCTTGTCATGCCCGGGATTGATCCCCTGATCGCTCCCGTGACCTATGCGGTGCCCGTGCAGATGATCGCCTATCACGCCGCGGTGCGGAAAGGCACGGATGTCGACCAGCCGCGCAACCTAGCCAAGAGCGTGACCGTGGAGTAG
- a CDS encoding DUF521 domain-containing protein, translating to MSETTAVMLSELALLLSATICCACCARSPNIRTTGCATIWQPNDLGTWDNRCIMHIATPNFTSHSRMHRITVLGDQPYHEGGMKLTPDEQAMADGRRGPVLEFAIGLLAKAGALHGAERFQPIAAAYVNTTFAAIQPHHDFLKWVADEGTEVAVPTCTNVGVHDPDNPLLRRDEEGLRDSTRSRALRDLHAKVGCKLAMTCAPYQLPGAPGFGAQIAVSESNAVSYFNSVVGARTLKYGDYIDLCAGLTGRVPLCGLHTDEGRLATLHLEVATLPEALAADDLSYHLIGHAMGRKVGMKIPVLTGVNPAATPENLRGISATGASAGGVAMYHAVGLTPEAPTLDAATGGREVEQGAITVDDVIASRNEMTGFTKGPIDAVVIGTPHVPLNEVERLAGLIDGRRVKNDMPFYIQMNRFVLECAREQGWIDTIVAAGVTPVVDTCLYWRPVAHGLVGRVMTNSGKYAYYAPGELPVETAIASLDECVESAVRGEVWRNPDLELAA from the coding sequence ATGTCGGAGACGACCGCCGTCATGCTCAGCGAGCTGGCACTGTTACTCAGCGCGACCATCTGCTGCGCATGCTGTGCGCGTTCGCCGAACATCCGAACGACCGGATGCGCCACCATCTGGCAGCCCAACGACCTCGGCACGTGGGACAACCGCTGCATCATGCATATCGCCACGCCCAACTTCACCAGCCACAGCAGGATGCACCGCATCACGGTGCTGGGTGACCAGCCGTATCACGAGGGTGGTATGAAGCTCACGCCCGACGAACAAGCCATGGCGGATGGCCGCCGCGGCCCAGTGCTCGAGTTCGCCATCGGTCTGCTGGCCAAGGCCGGGGCGCTGCACGGCGCGGAACGGTTCCAACCGATTGCGGCAGCCTATGTGAACACGACCTTCGCGGCGATCCAGCCGCACCACGATTTCCTGAAATGGGTCGCGGACGAGGGGACCGAGGTTGCGGTGCCGACCTGCACGAACGTCGGGGTCCACGACCCCGACAACCCGCTGCTCCGGCGCGACGAGGAGGGGTTGCGCGATTCGACGCGCAGCCGCGCGCTCAGGGACTTGCACGCGAAAGTCGGCTGCAAGCTTGCCATGACCTGTGCGCCTTATCAGCTTCCGGGCGCGCCGGGGTTCGGGGCGCAGATCGCGGTCTCGGAATCGAATGCGGTGAGCTACTTCAACAGCGTCGTCGGTGCGCGCACGCTGAAGTACGGAGACTACATCGACCTTTGCGCCGGGCTGACCGGCCGCGTGCCGCTGTGCGGGCTTCACACCGACGAGGGCCGCCTGGCGACGCTGCATCTCGAGGTTGCGACGTTGCCCGAGGCGCTGGCCGCCGACGATCTCTCCTATCACCTGATCGGTCATGCCATGGGGCGCAAGGTCGGCATGAAGATCCCTGTGCTCACGGGCGTGAACCCGGCTGCCACGCCGGAGAACCTTCGCGGCATCAGTGCGACCGGAGCCTCGGCGGGCGGGGTGGCGATGTATCACGCGGTGGGCCTGACGCCAGAGGCGCCCACACTGGATGCTGCGACCGGCGGGCGCGAGGTGGAGCAGGGCGCGATCACCGTCGATGACGTCATTGCGTCCAGGAACGAGATGACCGGATTCACGAAAGGCCCCATCGACGCCGTGGTGATCGGCACGCCGCATGTACCCCTCAACGAAGTGGAACGTCTCGCCGGGCTGATCGACGGCCGCCGGGTGAAGAACGACATGCCGTTCTACATCCAGATGAACCGCTTCGTCCTCGAATGCGCCCGCGAGCAGGGCTGGATCGACACCATCGTCGCCGCGGGCGTGACGCCGGTGGTCGATACCTGCCTCTACTGGCGGCCGGTGGCCCATGGCCTGGTCGGCCGCGTCATGACGAATTCCGGCAAATATGCCTACTACGCGCCCGGCGAACTGCCGGTCGAGACGGCGATCGCCAGCCTTGATGAATGCGTTGAGTCGGCTGTGCGCGGCGAAGTCTGGCGCAACCCCGACCTGGAGCTCGCAGCATGA